One window of the Salvia miltiorrhiza cultivar Shanhuang (shh) chromosome 6, IMPLAD_Smil_shh, whole genome shotgun sequence genome contains the following:
- the LOC130988149 gene encoding uncharacterized protein LOC130988149: MAGRIRPCDKDIFFLVLQHILLHHIAQIGIVIAYIAEAESRKRKRGTAVPKYGMICRMPDQIKHLDRMIGYTDIDCISNLRMDRSTFGRLCQILRVRGGLVNGNYVTVEEQVAIFLSMLAHHKKNRVVRFDFWRSGQTISHYIHAVLEAIIRLHDIFLVKPEAVTDECTDTRWKWFKGCLGALDGTYINVTVSNSDKPRYRTRKGQISTNVLGVCDQNLNFVYVLSGWKGSANDCRILRDALNIPHGLKVPKGKYYLYDNGYANSEGFLTPFKGVRYHLREWGPNSARPQNKEELFNLRHAKARNVIERAFGIMKMRWGILRSTTFYPIKVQNRLIMATFLINNFIRKQMAVDPIEEQYDSMVQDGDVEVEPPNFIDNVETSPHWNTARDTLAKGMWQQYITSA, translated from the exons ATGGCTGGAAGAATACGTCCTTGTGATAAAGACATATTTTTCTTGGTACTACAACACATTTTGCTTCATCATATTGCACAAATTGGTATTGTCATTGCATATATAGCTGAGGCTGAATCAAGGAAAAGAAAACGTGGGACTGCAGTACCTAAATATGGCATGATTTGTAGGATGCCTGACCAAATAAAACATCTAGATCGAATGATAGGTTACACGGACATTGATTGTATTTCTAACTTACGTATGGACCGTAGTACCTTTGGGAGACTATGTCAAATCTTGAGGGTAAGAGGGGGTTTAGTTAATGGTAATTATGTTACAGTAGAGGAACAGGTTGCCATATTTTTGTCTATGTTGGcccatcataaaaaaaatagggtaGTGAGATTTGATTTTTGGAGGTCTGGGCAAACAATATCGCATTATATCCACGCGGTATTAGAAGCAATTATTAGATTACATGATATCTTCTTGGTTAAGCCCGAGGCTGTCACAGATGAATGCACGGACACGCGATGGAAATGGTTCAAG GGGTGTCTAGGCGCATTAGACGGGACCTATATCAACGTAACAGTGAGCAATAGTGACAAACCTCGATATAGGACAAGGAAGGGGCAGATCTCTACGAATGTCTTAGGCGTTTGTGATCAGAACTTGAACTTTGTTTACGTCCTTTCCGGGTGGAAAGGTTCAGCCAACGATTGTAGGATCTTGCGAGACGCATTGAACATACCACACGGATTAAAAGTTCCCAAGG GAAAATACTATTTGTATGACAATGGTTACGCAAATAGCGAGGGTTTTCTAACACCTTTTAAAGGTGTTCGATACCACCTCAGAGAGTGGGGTCCTAATTCTGCTCGACCTCAAAACAAAGAGGAACTTTTTAACCTGAGACATGCTAAGGCACGTAATGTGATTGAGAGGGCTTTCGGGATAATGAAGATGAGATGGGGGATACTAAGATCTACAACATTTTATCCGATAAAGGTCCAAAATAGGCTAATAATGGCAACATTTTTAATTAACAACTTTATCCGCAAACAAATGGCTGTCGACCCAATTGAAGAGCAATACGATTCGATGGTTCAAGATGGTGATGTGGAGGTTGAACCTCCTAACTTTATTGATAATGTCGAGACTTCTCCCCATTGGAACACAGCTAGAGATACTTTGGCGAAAGGAATGTGGCAGCAGTATATTACTTCTGCCTAA
- the LOC130988150 gene encoding uncharacterized protein LOC130988150 has protein sequence MKELVAQGWKSDNGFRAGYLSKLEEAMKKEFPNTDLKGMPHINSRITIWKKNYSSLSGMLGKSGFGFNLNGKHMIDCTDEQWEEIMRRDNNARNMRKKSWPYLDDWSEIFGKDRATGDGAEDIMEAAHEMYRNIDLTEPHVDGDYHVTLDDMYETTDAADSVSQSFKPAPEVRAPARKRKRDDGVDKMYAALSEITSMTGEHLNTIASRMGYDFDISKARKEVFAQLGSIPGLTLTDKFEITDLLAKEVERLDVFTSLPDEAKSEYVHYLLRLKFK, from the exons ATGAAAGAGTTGGTTGCGCAAGGCTGGAAATCGGATAATGGTTTTCGCGCCGGATATTTGAGTAAGTTGGAGGAAGCGATGAAGAAGGAATTCCCAAATACGGATTTGAAGGGAATGCCTCACATAAATTCCAGAATCACAATATGGAAGAAGAATTACTCTTCGCTATCGGGAATGCTAGGGAAAAGTGGATTTGGCTTCAACTTGAATGGGAAACACATGATCGATTGTACCGATGAACAATGGGAGGAAATTATGAGG CGTGACAATAATGCGCGAAATATGCGCAAGAAGAGTTGGCCATACTTGGATGATTGGAGTGAGATCTTTGGAAAAGATAGGGCTACCGGCGATGGTGCGGAAGATATCATGGAGGCTGCGCACGAGATGTACCGTAACATCGACCTCACCGAGCCACACGTTGATGGAGATTATCATGTCACTCTTGATGACATGTACGAAACTACGGATGCAGCTGATAGTGTGAGCCAAAGCTTCAAACCAGCACCTGAAGTGCGTGCACCGGCGAGGAAGAGAAAACGAGATGACGGCGTCGATAAGATGTATGCCGCACTGTCTGAGATAACAAGCATGACGGGCGAGCATTTGAATACAATAGCAAGTAGGATGGGGTACGATTTCGACATCTCAAAGGCGAGGAAGGAGGTCTTTGCCCAACTAGGCTCCATCCCGGGACTAACCCTCACGGACAAGTTCGAAATCACCGACTTGCTTGCTAAAGAGGTAGAGCGCCTTGACGTTTTTACCAGCCTGCCGGATGAAGCGAAATCCGAGTACGTGCACTACCTACTTCGCCTGAAGTTCAAGTAG
- the LOC130988151 gene encoding uncharacterized protein LOC130988151, producing MAAAARKSCGPVIRSISPSSTLNRHFSAQSPPRNSSSFASASTSAYTSSRSFRRPASPTRVNLYNYATPSISFSLDRSGSRNQTVSCSSRSAKPPAGAAPHRRTCMCSPTNHPGSFRCSLHKAAGGGGVNGQVSNNSSRTPACGSSSRLILRRSAMKNSLVRIGTVEGDLVMRALAALIRPTSHHQRRRGEFRPRPSRLSTVSKT from the coding sequence ATGGCGGCTGCAGCTCGTAAATCATGCGGACCGGTCATCCGGTCCATTTCCCCTTCCTCAACATTGAACCGCCACTTCTCCGCCCAATCGCCGCCGCGCAACTCTTCTTCCTTCGCTTCCGCCTCCACCTCTGCCTACACCTCGTCACGCTCCTTCCGCAGACCGGCCTCCCCCACCCGCGTGAACCTCTACAACTACGCTACTCCTTCGATCAGCTTCTCCCTGGACCGGTCCGGTTCTCGGAACCAGACTGTCTCATGCTCCAGCCGGTCCGCGAAGCCTCCGGCCGGCGCGGCTCCTCATAGGAGGACGTGCATGTGCTCTCCCACAAACCACCCCGGTTCATTCCGATGCAGCTTGCACAAagcggccggcggcggcggcgtcaaCGGCCAGGTTTCCAATAACAGCTCGCGGACGCCGGCCTGCGGGAGCTCCAGCCGATTGATTCTCCGGCGGTCCGCCATGAAGAATTCGCTGGTGCGGATCGGCACCGTCGAGGGGGATTTGGTGATGAGAGCACTGGCGGCTCTGATCCGCCCCACCTCCCACCACCAGCGGCGCCGCGGGGAGTTCCGGCCGCGCCCTAGCCGGCTATCGACTGTGTCGAAGACTTAA
- the LOC130988152 gene encoding uncharacterized protein LOC130988152 translates to MDWYAWLSQTNLDASLIYEYGLALVRNEVGEEDLPYFNHDFLQSLGISVARHRLEILKLCAGRSGLSLSRLVLVMNNTRKLFARKLGFRRNPPPQEVSPYRSRRNVMWSGPLDRRFMDFKMHPNWSPMPRQRQRPGHCLSQPGFVRAYG, encoded by the coding sequence ATGGATTGGTACGCATGGTTATCGCAAACAAACCTAGACGCGAGCCTAATCTACGAGTACGGACTCGCACTGGTTCGGAACGAGGTTGGGGAAGAAGACCTTCCCTACTTCAACCACGACTTCCTGCAGAGCCTCGGCATCTCCGTCGCCAGACACCGCCTCGAGATACTCAAGCTCTGCGCCGGAAGAAGCGGTCTCTCCCTCTCCCGCCTCGTCCTCGTCATGAACAACACCAGGAAGCTCTTCGCCCGCAAGCTAGGCTTCCGCAGGAACCCGCCGCCGCAGGAGGTGTCGCCCTACCGGAGCAGGAGGAATGTGATGTGGTCGGGGCCGCTTGATCGCCGCTTCATGGATTTCAAGATGCATCCAAATTGGAGCCCCATGCCCAGGCAGAGGCAGAGGCCGGGCCATTGTTTGTCCCAGCCCGGCTTTGTCCGGGCCTATGGATAG